The sequence below is a genomic window from Solirubrobacterales bacterium.
TGCGAAACGGGAATTCCCACTCAACAGCTGGGATTTCCGGTGTTCCCGGACCGCTCGCAGCTGCCGGCCGGGCCCTCCCGCCGGGGCCCGATTGACCGGGATCGGGAAGCGGCCTATGGTGGACGGACCCACCCGCGTCAACGGAGGAAGTCAATGTCTTGGATCATGCCCGCCGAAACAGCGCCGCAGGAGCGGGTCTGGATGTCCTATCCGGTGTCCGGGGCCAGCGCCCTCGGCGATGATCCGGAGCAGCAGCGGGAGGCCCGGGCGGCCTGGAGCGCCGTCGCCAACGCGATCGTCGAGTTCGAACCGGTGACCGTGATCGCGGATCCGTCCGAGTACCGGAATGCCAGGGCCACGCTCGATCCGCGGGTCGAACTGCTGACCGCCCCGCTCGACGACTCCTGGATGCGCGACTGCGGGCCAACCTTTGTCCACGCGGCGGACGGCTCGGTGGCGGCGGTCAACTGGGTGTTCAACGGCTGGGGTGCCCAGCAGTGGGCCCGCTGGGGACGTGACGAGAAGATCGGTTCGCTGGTGGCCGAGCTGGCCGGGGTGCCGCGGGTCGATTCCGACCTGGTCAACGAGGGTGGCGGGATCGTGGTCGACGGCAACGGCACGGTCGTCTTGACCGACACGGTTCAGCTCGATCCGGGAAGAAACCCGGATCTGAGCCGGGCGCAAGTGGAAGCCGAGATCACCGGCAAGACCGGTGCCCGGCAGGTGATCTGGCTGAAACGGGGCCTTCACCGCGACTCCCGGGAGTTCGGTACCCGCGGCCACGCCGACATCCTGGTCGCCTTCCCCTCCCCCGGCACGGTCCTGGTTCACGCCCAGAACAACCCGGAACATCCCGACTACGAGGTCAGCCGGGAGATCCGCGAGGTGTTCGGGAACGGGACCGACGCCGACGGCAGTCCGTGGCGGATAGTCGATCTGCCGGCTCCCGTGACGCTTCGGGACGAGGAGGATTTTGTCGACTACAGCTACATCAACCACCTGGTGATCAATCGGGCGGTGATCGCCTGTGTTTTCGACGATCCGGCCGACCCGACCGCTCTGGAGATCCTCGCGGCGGAGTATCCGGGACGGACGATAGTGCCGATCCGGGCCCGCCCGATCTTCGACCGGGGCGGCGGCGTTCACTGCATCACCCAGCAGCAGCCCGCTCCGCTGTTCCCGGCGCAGGTCTGAGCGAATGCCCGCCGACGAAACTCCGTTCTCGGTTCTCGAGGCCTCGATCGCCGAAACCCGGGCCGCGCTCGAGGGTGGCCGGGCGAGTGCAGTCGGGCTGATCCACGCATTCCTCGGACGGATCGGCGCCTACGACCGTCAGGGGACCCGGCTCAACTCGATCCCGGTGTTGAACCCGGACGTTTTCCGGGAGGCAGCCGAGTCCGACGCCCGTCGGGCCCGGGGCGAAACGCTCGGTCCGCTCGACGGCATCCCGTATACCGCCAAGGACAGCTACAGAGTGAAGGGAATGACGGTGGCGGCCGGTTCCCCGGCCTTCGAGGAACTGGTGGCGGGAAGCGACGCCTTCGTGATCGAGCGACTGCGGGCCGGCGGGGCGATCCTGATCGGCCTGACCAACATGCCGCCGATGGCCGCCGGCGGCATGCAGCGCGGGGTCTACGGTCGGGCGGAGAGCCCTTACAACCCGTACTTCCTCTGCTCCGCCTACGGTTCCGGTTCCTCCAACGGTTCCGGCACGGCGACCACCGCCAGTTTCGCCACCTTCGGTCTCGGAGAGGAAACCTGGTCCTCCGGGCGGGCACCGGCCTCGAACTCCTCGCTGGTCGCCTACACCCCTTCGCGGGGAGTGATCTCGATGCGCGGGAACTGGCCGCTTTATCCGGCGATGGATGTGGTGGTCCCCCACACCAGGACGATCGCCGACCTGCTCGAGGTGCTGGACGTGATCGTGGCTGATGACGGAAAGACCCGGGGCGACTTCTGGCGCAGGCAGCCCTGGGTGCGCCTGCCGAAGGCCTCTGAGGTGAGGCCGGAGAGCTACCTGAACCTGGCCCCGGGGGAAACCGATGCCGACGAAAGCTCCGGGGAGCCCGAGCTTTGTCTGGAAGGCCTGCGACTCGGCATCCCCCGGATGTACATCAACCGGGACCCGGACTCGAACAGCCCGATCCGGACCCGGGAATCGGTGATCGCGCTCTGGGAGAGAGCCCGGGAAGAACTGGAGGAACTGGGTGCCGAGGTGGTCGAGTGCGACTTCCCGGCGGTCTCCAACTACGAGGAGGACCGGCCGGGTGCGAAATCGATGTACTCCCGGAAGATCGTCCCGAGGGGCTACGTCCACACCGAGATGTGGGATCTGGCCGTGTGGGCCTGGAACTCCTTCCTGAAGCAGAACGGTGACCGGGAGATCCGGTCGCTGGACGACGTCGACGGCGACAGGATCTTCCCGCTGCCGGCCGGGACCATCCCCGACCATTACGAGGACGATCCCGACCTCGCCGACCTGGCGGAGTTCGCCCGGGGAAAGAGGTTCCGGCTGAAGGATCTGCCTCACGTGAAGAAGGCGGTCAAGGGACTGGAGCAGGTCCGTCGGACCGATTTCGAGGAGTGGCTGAAGGCCGAGAATCTCGACGGCCTGGTGTTCCCCACCGCAGCCGATGTCGCCCCGTTCGACGCCGATCTGAATCCGCAGTCCAACGCGATCGCCTGGCGTAACGGTGTGGTCTACTCGAACGGCAATCTGGTGATCCGTCACCTCGGGATCCCCACCGTTACCGTGCCGATGGGTGTGATGGCGGACATCGGGATGCCGGTCGGCCTGACCTTCGCCGGACCCGCCTACGGGGACACGGACCTGATCCGGACCGCGGCCGTCTTCGAGCGGGCCCACCCCGCCCGGACCCGCCCACCCCGCACCCCGGCACTGCCGGTCGACACGGTCCGGGCCGGTTCGACTTCTACGGACCGGTCGGATGACCACGCCGACGAGGGGGACCCGTCACCCGCCCCCACGGTGGAGCTCGAGGTCGAACTCTCCCCGATGCGGGACAACGGCTGGGTCACCCTGGCGATCACGGCCCTGGTCGACCCGGCCGGACCGGTCGATACGGTCGAGGCGACCGTGAACGGGCGGTCCGTGGGCATGGCTCCGGCCGCCGACAGCAGCATCTGGATCGGCGCGGTCGAACTTCCGGCCGAGACCCACTACGTCTTCCACAGTGAGTGGCGCCCGCCCTACGGCTCTCTGATCTCGGTGATCGCCCGTGACCGGGAGGGCAGAACCGGCGGCGCTTTCACCACTGCCGGCGGGATCTGACCGGAGAAGGCTCCCGCCGAGATCTGCCAGGTGAGAGGTATCGGGGCCCGGGTTTAGGAACCGCAAGCGGGGCTTGTCGTCCGGGGATAACGGCGCTAGCCTAGATCGACTACGGCCCGGTTCGGCGGGTCCGGCCAAGTGAAACGCACGGAGGGGAATCATGAAGAGCTTGACGAGCCGCATCCTTGTGACCGCGGTTGCTTCGGTGATGGTCGCAACGGTGACGGCCGGGTCTGCGATCGCGGCTTCCGGCCCCTGGTTCAGTGGGGCCGGGATCGGGCAGATGAACCAGTATCGCTCCGGTCTGGTCGCCGCCCCGCTGGGCGACGGCCGGGTGCTGGTCGCCGGTGGCGAGGGGGCACCGGGGGCGGAGACCTTCAATCCGCGCGACGGCAAGTTCACGAGCACCGGCAACATGACCGTGATACGAAACGGTGCGGCAGCGGCACCACTCCGTGACGGCCGGGTCCTGCTGGTCGGTGGATACGACAACGGCGGTCACTATCTGGCCTCGGCCGAGATCTTCAATCCGGGGACGAACACTTTCACTGCCACCGGCACCATGGCGGCCACGCGGGAGCGGCCGGCCGCCGCGCCCCTGCCCGACGGCGGGGTGCTGGTGGTCGGCAAGAACGGGTCGAGATCGGCCGAGATCTTCGATCCGGCCACCGGCACCTTCTCCGCGACCGGCCTGACCACGGTGGTGCGACCGAACGCCGTTGCTGCACCCCTGCCGGACGGGCGGGTGCTCATCGCGGGCGGCTGGAACGGCGGCGCGCTGGCGACCGCCGAGGTGTTCGATCCGGTTTCGGGCACCTTCACCGCCTTGCCGGGCGGGAATCTGTCACAGGCCCGCTACGACGCCACGGCTGCACCGTTGCCCGATGGCCGCGTCCTGGTCACGGGGGGGACGGATTCGGGCGGCGTCTACCTGACCTCGGCCGAGGTTTTCGATCCCGCGACCGACTCCTTCACCCCTCTCGGGGCCGCGATGACCGTCGCTCGCGCCGAGGCCGCGGCGACGCCGCTACCGGACGGCCGGATCCTTGTGGCGGGCGGCTGGAACGGGTCGGGCCTGAGAACGGCAGAGGTCCTGATCACCGCGCCACATCCGACTTCGGCGGGACTCGATTTCGGTGAGTCAATCACCGGTCGAAGTGCCGGAACCCGCCTGCTCAAGGTCAGGAACCTCGGCGTCCAGCCGCTTCTGCCCACCGCGGCCGGTCTCGCCGGGGTCGCGTCCTCGGACTACGTGATCGTCACCGACGGCTGCCGCGGCGCCCGACTCCATTTCCACGAGAGTTGCGAGATCGAGATCCGGTTCACTCCCTCTGTCGACGGAACCCGTCCGGCTTCCCTCTCGCTACCGAGCAACGCGACCGTCTCTCCCACGAGCTTCGCGCTCACGGGAGCCGGGTTCACCGCCGTGGGCCCGAAGGGCGATCCGGGGGATCCCGGCCCACAGGGGGATCCCGGCAACACCGGCCCGAAGGGTGATCCGGGTGATCCCGGGGCCAAGGGCGACCGGGGTGATCCCGGCCCGCAGGGAGACGCGGGCATGACCGGCAGCCGGGGGCCGGCCGGCACCCCTGGCGCGACCGGAAAAAACGGCCGCAATGCGCTGGTGCGATGCAGGGTGAAACGGTCTAAACGAAAGAAAGCGGGAAAACGCGTTCGAAAGCAGAAGGTGATCTGCCGGGTTAGCTACGCGAGAAGGTCTGTCACGGGTCTGGCGACGAAATCCAGGCCCGTCGGGTAGGCGGGAGTCTCGTAGCGGGGCGGTCGAGCACAGCGTGCCGCCGGGTCTCGACGGGGAAGTGGCGACGTTGGCCCGTTGGACGTTGAGAAGCCGCACGCCGTGCTTCGCGATCCCGACCGCAGCCGCAGGCTATCGGCGGCAGGACCGTGGAGGCACCCCGCCGGAGGAGTCCCGCCAGCCGGGGTCCTGTCCGTGGCGACGAGGAGGGCAAAGCCAGATCCGTTGATGGCTCCGGGGCACATCCTCCCTTGATCGGGGCGACTGGATTTGAACCAGCGACCTTTCGGCCCCCAGCCGAATGCGCTACCAAACTGCGCCACGCCCCGTGACGGGCATGGACTTTACCGGGACCGGCACCGCGAGGTCCGCGTGGTGAGCGAGTAGCCCCCAGGGGAATCGCGGGGCCGACCTGAGAACCGAAGCGGGCGACGGGAATCGAACCCGCCCTAGGAGCTTGGAAGGCTCCTGTGCAACCAATACACCTCGCCCGCGAGACAGAACCGGCCCCGGATTATAGGGGGCCAAAGCGAATAGCCCCGCGCTGCTTGCACGGGGCTGTATTTACGGGGCACCTAGGACTCGAACCTAGAACCTTCGGCTTTGGAGGCCGCTGCGCTGCCAATTGCGCCAGTACCCCGAGGGAAAGGATCTTACCGCCTGACAGACCCCGGGGACGCGAGGCAACCTCCACTTGACGTCCGGCAACTATGCGAACATATGTTCGTGCCACGTGTACTTTCGAAAGAGCTCCGGGATGCCGTCAGGAAACTGCTCGGCACTGGACTTTCCGATTACGAGATTGCACGACGCACCGGTGTCGGGAGGTCCACTGTTTGCCAGTGGAGACACCGCGGCATACCTGTTCCACCGGTCCCGGAGCCGATCGGGCTCGACCGGGGCCGGTGGGACTCGGCCGATCGCGAGACGTACGCATACCTGTTCGGCCTCTATCTCGGGGACGGCTACGTGGGAACGCATGGAGAGAGCCGAAGCCTGGTGATCTGCTGCGACATCCAGTACGAGCGCGTGAACCGAATGGTTGTGGAGGCTGTTGCCCACTTCTGCCCGCGCCGCCCATCAGTACTCCGCCCGAAGGGCACCAACGGAATCCGGGTGACGTCGTACTGGAAGGCCTGGCCGCTGTTCTTCCCGCAGCACGGGCCAGGGTCGAAGCTGGACCGGAAGATCGAGCTGGTCTGGTGGCAGCAGGAGATCGTGGAGGAGCACCCGAAGGCCTTTCTGCGGGGCTTGATCCACTCGGACGGATCACGCTGCATGAACACCTTCACCGTCGAGTTGAAGAACGGGCCGAAGCAGTACTCGTACCCCAGGTACTTCTTCACCAACTACTCGGCCGACATCCAGCAGATCTTCTGTGACGCCTGCGACCGGCTCGGGGTCCGCTGGAGCCGTTCGAACTGGCGCAACATCTCGATCTCCCACCGCAG
It includes:
- a CDS encoding agmatine deiminase family protein; the protein is MPAETAPQERVWMSYPVSGASALGDDPEQQREARAAWSAVANAIVEFEPVTVIADPSEYRNARATLDPRVELLTAPLDDSWMRDCGPTFVHAADGSVAAVNWVFNGWGAQQWARWGRDEKIGSLVAELAGVPRVDSDLVNEGGGIVVDGNGTVVLTDTVQLDPGRNPDLSRAQVEAEITGKTGARQVIWLKRGLHRDSREFGTRGHADILVAFPSPGTVLVHAQNNPEHPDYEVSREIREVFGNGTDADGSPWRIVDLPAPVTLRDEEDFVDYSYINHLVINRAVIACVFDDPADPTALEILAAEYPGRTIVPIRARPIFDRGGGVHCITQQQPAPLFPAQV
- a CDS encoding amidase translates to MPADETPFSVLEASIAETRAALEGGRASAVGLIHAFLGRIGAYDRQGTRLNSIPVLNPDVFREAAESDARRARGETLGPLDGIPYTAKDSYRVKGMTVAAGSPAFEELVAGSDAFVIERLRAGGAILIGLTNMPPMAAGGMQRGVYGRAESPYNPYFLCSAYGSGSSNGSGTATTASFATFGLGEETWSSGRAPASNSSLVAYTPSRGVISMRGNWPLYPAMDVVVPHTRTIADLLEVLDVIVADDGKTRGDFWRRQPWVRLPKASEVRPESYLNLAPGETDADESSGEPELCLEGLRLGIPRMYINRDPDSNSPIRTRESVIALWERAREELEELGAEVVECDFPAVSNYEEDRPGAKSMYSRKIVPRGYVHTEMWDLAVWAWNSFLKQNGDREIRSLDDVDGDRIFPLPAGTIPDHYEDDPDLADLAEFARGKRFRLKDLPHVKKAVKGLEQVRRTDFEEWLKAENLDGLVFPTAADVAPFDADLNPQSNAIAWRNGVVYSNGNLVIRHLGIPTVTVPMGVMADIGMPVGLTFAGPAYGDTDLIRTAAVFERAHPARTRPPRTPALPVDTVRAGSTSTDRSDDHADEGDPSPAPTVELEVELSPMRDNGWVTLAITALVDPAGPVDTVEATVNGRSVGMAPAADSSIWIGAVELPAETHYVFHSEWRPPYGSLISVIARDREGRTGGAFTTAGGI